From the genome of Streptacidiphilus rugosus AM-16, one region includes:
- a CDS encoding DUF4097 family beta strand repeat-containing protein, with protein sequence MQKFPATAPVTAVLGIPSGRVHLIAADRTDITVEVRPADPSRSRDVKAAEQVSVAHTDGVLRISTAEPKNQLFGPSGSVQVTVQLPAGSHVQTKADACELRVVGRLGDLVFEGAYQHIKVDEAASLRLTAVDGNVEIGRITGPAQITTHRGDITVAEAHRGTVDLRTQDGHVTVAAAPGVSASLNAGTGHGRVSNALKNDGATGLTIRATTHRGDITAHSL encoded by the coding sequence ATGCAGAAGTTCCCCGCCACCGCCCCGGTCACCGCCGTCCTGGGCATCCCCTCCGGACGCGTCCACCTGATCGCCGCCGACCGCACCGACATCACCGTGGAGGTCCGCCCCGCCGACCCGTCCCGCAGCCGGGACGTGAAGGCCGCCGAGCAGGTCTCGGTCGCCCACACCGACGGCGTGCTGCGGATCAGCACCGCCGAGCCGAAGAACCAGCTGTTCGGCCCGTCCGGGTCGGTCCAGGTCACCGTGCAGCTGCCCGCCGGCTCCCACGTCCAGACCAAGGCCGACGCCTGTGAACTGCGCGTCGTCGGACGCCTGGGCGACCTGGTCTTCGAGGGCGCCTACCAGCACATCAAGGTCGACGAGGCCGCGAGCCTGCGCCTGACCGCCGTCGACGGGAACGTGGAGATCGGCCGGATCACCGGCCCGGCCCAGATCACCACCCACCGCGGCGACATCACCGTCGCCGAGGCCCACCGCGGCACCGTCGACCTGCGCACCCAGGACGGCCACGTCACCGTCGCCGCCGCCCCCGGCGTCTCCGCCTCCCTGAACGCCGGCACCGGCCACGGCCGTGTCAGCAACGCCCTGAAGAACGACGGCGCCACCGGGCTCACCATCCGCGCCACCACCCACCGCGGCGACATCACCGCCCACAGCCTGTGA
- a CDS encoding MarR family transcriptional regulator → MPGGRLTAQERQQIASGLADDLPYAEIARRLDRPTSTVTREVERNGGPTAYRADLAHRATEHRARRRKQAAPRGPGPAGRGRDDVALREYEESFTTLLMGQGLPRMTARVLTRLMTADTGVTAAELATGLDISAASVSKAITFLEAQGLTRRERDERRRERYFVDEDVWYQSTIAAAHGIAQVATTARQGIPVLGPDTPAATRLENIARFSDFISETMLHAAEQVRAILHTKPPTTH, encoded by the coding sequence GTGCCGGGAGGCCGACTCACCGCACAGGAACGCCAGCAGATCGCCTCAGGGCTGGCCGACGACCTCCCCTACGCCGAAATCGCCCGCCGCCTGGACCGCCCCACCTCCACCGTCACCCGCGAGGTCGAACGCAACGGCGGCCCCACCGCCTACCGCGCCGACCTCGCCCACCGCGCCACCGAACACCGCGCCCGCCGCCGCAAGCAGGCCGCACCCCGCGGCCCGGGCCCGGCGGGGCGCGGACGCGACGACGTCGCGCTGCGGGAGTACGAGGAGAGCTTCACCACCCTGCTGATGGGCCAGGGCCTGCCCCGGATGACCGCCCGGGTCCTGACCCGCCTGATGACCGCCGACACCGGCGTCACCGCCGCCGAACTGGCCACCGGCCTCGACATCAGCGCGGCGTCCGTCTCCAAGGCCATCACCTTCCTGGAGGCACAGGGCCTGACCCGCCGCGAACGCGACGAACGCCGCCGCGAGCGCTACTTCGTCGACGAGGACGTCTGGTACCAATCCACCATCGCCGCCGCACACGGCATCGCCCAGGTCGCCACCACCGCCCGCCAAGGCATCCCCGTCCTGGGACCCGACACCCCCGCCGCCACCCGCCTGGAAAACATCGCCCGCTTCAGCGACTTCATCAGCGAAACCATGCTCCACGCCGCCGAACAGGTCCGCGCCATCCTCCACACCAAACCCCCCACCACCCACTGA
- a CDS encoding IS256 family transposase, translated as MTAPDSLPLHATIEANLASASPDLLRAMVKTFADALMSAEADALCNAEYGQVSDERVNHRNGYRPREWDTRAGTVELAIPKLRSGSYFPTWLLERRRRAEQALISVVATAYLLGVSTRRVEKLAETLGVTQLSKSQVSEMAKHLDGRVAEFRNRPLDQGPYTFVWLDALTQKVREGGRVVNIACLVAVGVNNEGQREVLGLDVATVEDGAGWTAFLRSLVARGLAGVKLVVSDAHTGLVDAVAGVLPGASWQRCRTHYARNLLTKVPKSAQPWVATLLRTVFEQPDADAVHQQMGQVIGSLHEKFPAAAEHLENAREDLLAFAAFPRTVWKSIWSNNPQERLNKEIRRRTDVVGIFPDRASVIRLVGAVLAEQSDEWAEQRRYIGSEILGRCRLHPIEGEPTDDTNPTALTA; from the coding sequence ATGACCGCACCTGACAGTCTGCCCCTGCACGCCACGATTGAGGCGAACTTGGCCTCGGCGAGTCCCGATCTGCTGCGCGCGATGGTCAAGACGTTCGCCGACGCGCTCATGTCCGCGGAGGCCGACGCTCTCTGCAACGCCGAATACGGGCAGGTCAGCGACGAACGCGTCAACCACCGCAACGGCTACCGCCCGCGCGAGTGGGACACCCGCGCCGGCACCGTCGAGCTGGCCATCCCCAAACTGCGGTCGGGCTCCTACTTCCCCACCTGGCTGCTGGAACGCCGACGCCGGGCCGAGCAGGCCCTGATCTCGGTCGTCGCCACCGCCTACCTGCTCGGCGTCTCCACCCGCCGTGTCGAGAAGCTCGCCGAGACCCTGGGCGTCACCCAGCTGTCGAAGTCCCAGGTCAGCGAGATGGCCAAGCACCTGGACGGGCGGGTCGCGGAGTTCCGCAACCGCCCCCTGGACCAGGGGCCCTACACCTTCGTCTGGCTCGACGCGCTGACCCAGAAGGTCCGCGAGGGCGGCCGCGTGGTCAACATCGCATGCCTGGTCGCCGTCGGCGTCAACAACGAGGGCCAGCGCGAAGTCCTGGGCCTGGACGTCGCCACCGTCGAGGACGGAGCCGGCTGGACCGCATTCCTGCGGTCCCTGGTCGCCCGCGGCCTGGCCGGGGTGAAGCTGGTTGTCTCCGACGCCCACACAGGCCTGGTCGACGCCGTCGCCGGGGTCCTGCCCGGCGCGAGCTGGCAGCGCTGCCGCACCCACTACGCCCGCAACCTCCTGACTAAGGTCCCCAAATCGGCCCAGCCGTGGGTCGCCACACTGCTGCGGACCGTGTTCGAGCAGCCCGACGCCGACGCGGTCCATCAGCAGATGGGTCAGGTGATCGGCTCGCTGCACGAGAAGTTCCCCGCCGCGGCCGAGCACCTGGAGAACGCCCGCGAGGACCTGCTGGCGTTCGCCGCCTTCCCACGCACGGTCTGGAAGAGCATCTGGAGCAACAACCCGCAGGAACGGCTGAACAAGGAGATCCGCCGCCGCACCGACGTCGTCGGGATCTTCCCCGACCGAGCCTCCGTCATCAGGCTGGTCGGCGCTGTCCTGGCCGAGCAGAGCGACGAATGGGCCGAGCAACGGCGCTACATCGGGTCCGAGATCCTCGGCCGCTGCCGCCTCCACCCGATCGAGGGAGAACCCACCGACGACACCAACCCGACCGCCCTCACCGCCTAA
- a CDS encoding DUF6188 family protein, producing MSQLTVLENDDRWILGLRNTRISAVRRGEVTTIELGADGWIKVGNSAVVSVGAVTAPRARTESLAAVSEEILEDITRSRILSAVAFKSGALRLVFDSGIHLNSRAAGRGSTVEISFPGVFSWSCEGNSSAG from the coding sequence ATGAGCCAACTGACGGTTCTCGAAAATGATGATCGATGGATCCTTGGACTCCGCAATACGCGTATCAGTGCAGTTCGTCGCGGAGAGGTAACAACCATCGAGCTCGGTGCCGACGGCTGGATCAAGGTCGGAAACTCTGCAGTTGTTTCAGTCGGGGCGGTAACAGCTCCAAGGGCTCGTACTGAATCTCTCGCAGCGGTGTCTGAGGAGATTTTGGAGGATATTACTCGGTCGCGGATTCTGTCTGCAGTGGCCTTTAAGTCTGGCGCGCTTCGATTGGTCTTCGATTCGGGTATCCATTTGAACTCGCGAGCAGCCGGGCGTGGCTCGACGGTAGAGATCTCATTTCCGGGAGTATTTTCCTGGTCTTGCGAGGGAAACTCTTCGGCGGGCTAG
- a CDS encoding helix-turn-helix domain-containing protein, whose protein sequence is MSPEPRPTLTGSQGSLPRARSGVISGYVLRLVREHLALTQEQLAQHLSVSLDTIAGWETGRRALTAVSVGQMLMYRHTLLNLGATADLVTALDRAMEADVLLTSALEERPTEASPLGAWVMQRDLAEMLTWPLHGRAPEAAAAPAVRPRRGPVPSGPTLGEQERTRFFASLRTTAEQARQPEQFLLRRQALYLAGYDRSPDTGGWVAHQEHETRPGDWLQHWLTARSVASIGARQGDHDRVASFVRTAVAGDDRGEAANLNYWAYWVGETSTIQLDDSFIATGQAGDWTGRRLLQHLVDRLDPRFGYRELYIHTLWALIAARPGLLQSTDRVVLRDRMEILLDSGEISAQAGRELEGVRYALRLAPG, encoded by the coding sequence ATGTCCCCCGAGCCCCGCCCAACCCTGACCGGCAGTCAGGGTTCCCTTCCGCGTGCCCGCAGCGGAGTGATCAGCGGCTACGTCCTGCGCCTTGTCCGGGAACACCTCGCCCTCACGCAAGAGCAGCTCGCACAGCACCTCAGCGTCTCCCTCGACACGATCGCCGGCTGGGAGACAGGCCGCAGGGCCCTCACCGCCGTGTCGGTCGGCCAGATGCTCATGTACCGGCACACCCTGCTGAACTTAGGCGCGACTGCCGATCTGGTGACCGCGCTCGACCGTGCCATGGAAGCCGACGTGCTCCTCACCTCCGCCCTCGAGGAGCGGCCCACTGAGGCGAGCCCGCTTGGTGCCTGGGTGATGCAGCGCGACCTCGCGGAGATGCTCACCTGGCCATTGCACGGCCGCGCACCGGAAGCAGCCGCAGCACCGGCCGTCCGGCCGCGCCGCGGCCCCGTCCCCAGCGGCCCAACTCTCGGCGAGCAGGAAAGGACGAGGTTCTTCGCCTCACTGCGCACCACCGCCGAGCAGGCCCGCCAGCCCGAACAGTTCCTGCTCCGCCGCCAGGCGCTCTACTTGGCGGGCTACGATCGCAGCCCGGACACCGGCGGCTGGGTCGCCCACCAGGAACACGAGACCCGGCCCGGCGACTGGCTGCAGCACTGGCTCACCGCCCGCTCCGTCGCCTCCATCGGCGCCCGCCAAGGCGACCACGACCGGGTTGCCTCGTTCGTCCGCACTGCCGTCGCCGGCGACGACCGCGGCGAGGCCGCGAACCTCAACTACTGGGCCTACTGGGTCGGCGAGACCTCCACGATCCAACTCGACGACTCATTCATCGCCACCGGGCAGGCGGGCGACTGGACCGGCCGACGGCTCCTGCAGCACCTCGTCGACCGCCTTGACCCGCGCTTTGGCTACCGCGAGCTGTATATCCACACCCTATGGGCGCTGATCGCCGCCCGCCCCGGCCTCCTGCAGTCCACCGACCGCGTGGTCCTGCGCGACCGCATGGAGATCCTGTTGGATAGCGGGGAGATCTCGGCCCAGGCCGGCCGGGAGCTCGAAGGAGTCAGGTACGCGCTGCGCCTCGCCCCTGGGTGA